The Solenopsis invicta isolate M01_SB chromosome 1, UNIL_Sinv_3.0, whole genome shotgun sequence DNA segment acaacGCGTAGCATGGATAATCACATCATAAATCACATCATAAATGAACTCGTAAATAAACGTAATATAAAGATTGAAACCACTGGAGCATGCAATGTATTGCAATTTCAATGAATTTAGATTTTAGTACAAAATTAATTCCTCCATATTTATTATACCCTGCACGTTTACTATTAATTTATTCAGTCCAATGCAAATGCGATATAAATACATCCGATTGTAATTAACAGCGTAATAAATATTCACCCAAATAATATCAGTTTCGATCCTTGATAGGAAAGCTGTAGTAATTTCTCTTTTTCGTCGTTGTAGGGGTGACCCAGGATGCGAAGCGAAACTGGGATCAGATTGGCAGTGGACATCTCGTTAGGAATATGGACAagcaattcaaaaatttattaaacaaagaagAGAGTGGCTCTACTCAATATTTAAATTCCGCCAGTGACAAGTACCAAGAGGGACTTTTTGCCAATCAATTTCGTAATGGAAATCTCATTAATTCCTCGATCAACCCCGTTGCATGGGCAGATACAATAAGTCATCCATATAGACCCAATTTAAATGCTGATCAATCAAATGACCAGCAATTATTTATGGATCAATTTATTAATCGCAATGTTTTGAATAACGCACGAGAGAGTGATAAACAAATCGTTAAAGATCTAGATCAGATCGATGGCGAATATTTGGTCAGAAATTTAGATCAGATCGGTGGTGGACACCTGGTCAGAAATCTAGATCAGATTGGCGGCGGACATTTGGTAAGAAATCTGGATCAGATTGGCGGCGGACATTTGGTGAGAAATCTGGATCAGATCGGCGGCGGGCATTTGGTGAGAAATCTGGATCAGATCGGCGGCGGGCATTTGGTGAGAAATCTGGATCAGATCGGCGGCGGGCATTTGGTAAGAAATCTGGATCAGATCGGCGGCGGGCATTTGGTGAGAAATCTGGATCAGATCGGCGGCGGGCATTTGGTGAGAAATCTGGATCAGATTGGCGGCGGACATTTGGTGAGAAATCTGGATCAGATCGGCGGTGGAAATCTGGTCAGAAGCATCGATTATCCGGACGCAGAAATAAAACGTCATGTTGATCATTCAGCGAGTACTTCCGAGAAGTTACACTTCACGCGAAATTTGAATCAGGATGGGAATTTTGTGAGAAACTTAGATCAAATTGGAGGTGGAAATCTTGTACGCAATTTGGATCAGATCGGTGGCGGAAATCTCGTGAGAAGCTTGAAATGATTATGCTAGtgtctgaaaattttatttactgcgAGTTGGCACAAGATAAGTAAACGGATATAGAACGACTTAGAAGTGATTGTATTAAGGAAGGCTTCtacattgatttttaattttgtagtaGATGTGGAtccttttaaattataattatctgaTATGTTATGTTCtatgtaacaaattaaaactaaataattatatttaataaacatgcaACTAGGACATGTGGTTTtggtttaattaaaatgatatccATCACATATAATAAATGGAAGAATttaactgagaaaaaaaatatcgaaaatatgttaataatcaatacatgaaatattaaatattaattatacaattccattttttacttttcactaTTGaactttattctaaaaaaattattttatatatatatattgcgttTCTATGTACTCGTATATGTTTTGTAATAAGATATAACATATTAACAATATACAAATTAACGTGACTATACAAaacacattaaattaaaaaatgtcttttacattgtatattattattcaaattaaaatgaaaatatttaaatattgttaaatttatatttcttctaattaaaacaaaatgtattaattattatataaaacataaaaatgtattgtgctacaaaagaaattttttaattccaaaaatatGCTAGTAACACATTTAGTCAACCAAACTAATGCATTTACTCGTCACAACATTCGTCAAATATCTAATAGAAGAATATCTTATAGTAGAGCGACACTTCAAGCGACAATTGCAATTATATTGTCTTTGTCATTGTATTTTTAGTTCTATTAAGTTAAAAggtaatgaaattttatcttgtgTATCTGGTCTTTCAAAACCAATATCCATTTTCCAAACATCTTAAATTTTCCATAATATTGTCCAGTCATTAGAATTAACGTAGATATAGTACAGCACTTTCTGAAATTTTCAAGGTACGGCCAATCGCAATATAAACGGTGTCGGAGGAGGCCATCTGTTGCGACAGGGACGTCGAGAGCTGGATTCGTTATCTGGAGCAACTTTCGGTGAAAGCAAGAGGTTTATACCTTTCAGGTAAATTGTTATCGAAACGTATGTTTGACTtctgataataaaatatcacagCCTGCTTAAATAAAGAGCTTGTGTATTCTATTACACTTTTtatcgagatattttatattaaacatcgCAACCAAAGTTATAAacgttactttataaaagtgatGCGTTAccattatttattactaattttaaaaaaagtacgtTACTGTTAcggttatttaaaaagtaacgattcattactttttttttgttacactttCACGAAATTTTGATAATCAACACCTCATCGATTTTATTAATCCTGAAAATATTATAGAGATGAGAATactaatctcttttttttataaattaatcaggAGTTCCatatagtttttgagatatacctgtataaaatttatttccaaaatttcattatttttgttatatgacAGTTTGTATATGGTGGATATACAAAGTAGTATACTATTTTACATAAGTTTACACTTGAAGCCAAATCCACTTCATCGCCCTGCCCCCTTCCCCCTACTCCTAATTACAGAGCAAAACGAGATATATAATTGTTCTGTTcaagaatataaacaaaaacacATACccggtaaaaaattatatatgaacatattttgtatataattatttgtaactatatatatgtaattatatatgaaatatatcaatatataaaaaattgtatatatgcacatgtacaataatatataattacatacaattatgtgtaattatggacgatttttgtatataattatatacaattatatataattgaacaTAATTTTGTGCAATCAGTATATAACTATgtataattacgtataattttgtataaaaattatgcttaattatatacattttaatacggatatatttgatatataattatgtacaatatatattaactatatataattgtatataatatatttttcatcagGTAGTCACAGgtattttgtaa contains these protein-coding regions:
- the LOC105201045 gene encoding armadillo repeat-containing X-linked protein 4-like; its protein translation is MDKQFKNLLNKEESGSTQYLNSASDKYQEGLFANQFRNGNLINSSINPVAWADTISHPYRPNLNADQSNDQQLFMDQFINRNVLNNARESDKQIVKDLDQIDGEYLVRNLDQIGGGHLVRNLDQIGGGHLVRNLDQIGGGHLVRNLDQIGGGHLVRNLDQIGGGHLVRNLDQIGGGHLVRNLDQIGGGHLVRNLDQIGGGHLVRNLDQIGGGHLVRNLDQIGGGNLVRSIDYPDAEIKRHVDHSASTSEKLHFTRNLNQDGNFVRNLDQIGGGNLVRNLDQIGGGNLVRSLK